One genomic segment of Hevea brasiliensis isolate MT/VB/25A 57/8 chromosome 3, ASM3005281v1, whole genome shotgun sequence includes these proteins:
- the LOC110639286 gene encoding translationally-controlled tumor protein homolog, whose product MLVYQDLLTDDELLSDSFPYKEIENGMLWEVEGKWVVQGAIDVDIGANPSAEGGEEDEGVDDQAVKVVDIVDTFRLQEQPAFDKKQFVTFMKRYIKLLTPKLEPEKQELFKKHIEGATKFLLSKLSDLQFFVGESMHDDGSLVFAYYKEGATDPTFLYFAYGLKEIKC is encoded by the exons ATGCTTGTGTATCAGGATCTTCTAACAG ATGATGAGCTTCTATCCGACTCATTCCCATACAAGGAAATCGAGAATGGGATGTTATGGGAAGTTGAGGGGAAG TGGGTTGTTCAGGGAGCAATTGATGTAGATATTGGTGCTAACCCTTCTGCTGAAGGTggggaagaagatgaaggtgttgATGACCAAGCTGTCAAGGTTGTTGATATTGTTGATACATTCAGGCTTCAG GAGCAACCAGCTTTTGACAAGAAGCAGTTTGTCACCTTCATGAAGAGGTACATCAAATTGCTGACACCCAAATTGGAGCCAGAGAAACAGGAGTTATTCAAGAAGCACATTGAAGGAGCTACCAAGTTCCTGCTTTCGAAGCTCAGTGACCTCCAATT CTTTGTGGGCGAGAGCATGCATGATGATGGCAGCCTGGTATTTGCATACTACAAGGAAGGTGCTACTGATCCAACCTTTCTGTACTTTGCATACGGGCTCAAAGAAATCAAGTGTTAA